A portion of the Tamandua tetradactyla isolate mTamTet1 chromosome 16, mTamTet1.pri, whole genome shotgun sequence genome contains these proteins:
- the TMEM231 gene encoding transmembrane protein 231 isoform X2, translated as MALYELFSHPVERRYRAGLCSKAALFLLVAAVLTYIPPLLVAFRSHGFWLKRSSYEEQPTVRFQHQVLLVALLGPEHGGFLAWSTFPAFNQLQGDHLRVPLVSTREEDRNQDGKMDELHFKLDLPLQSMEHVLGVQLILTFSYQLHRMSTFVMQSMAFLQSSFAVPGSQLYVNGDLRLQQRQPLSHGGLDIRYNVSVINGTSPFAHDYDLTRIVAAYQERNVTTVLSDSSPVWLVGRAAEAPFVINAVIRYPVEVISYQPGFWEMIKFAWVQYVLARSVHMPGHFSEI; from the exons ATGGCGCTCTACGAGCTCTTCTCTCACCCAGTGGAGCGCCGCTACCGCGCGGGCCTCTGCTCCAAGGCCGCCTTGTTCCTGCTGGTGGCAGCCGTGCTCACGTACATCCCGCCGCTACTGGTGGCCTTCCGGAGCCACG GGTTTTGGCTGAAGCGGAGCAGCTATGAGGAGCAGCCGACCGTGCGCTTCCAGCACCAGGTACTGCTGGTGGCCCTACTGGGACCCGAGCACGGTGGGTTCCTCGCCTGGAGCACGTTCCCCGCCTTCAACCAGCTGCAGGGGGATCACCTGCGCGTCCCGCTCGTGTCG ACTAGAGAAGAAGACAGAAACCAGGATGGGAAAATGGACGAGTTACATTTTAAACTGGATCTTCCCCTGCAGTCCATGGAGCATGTTCTCGGTGTGCAGCTCATCTTGACTTTCTCCTACCAACTGCAT AGGATGTCGACATTCGTGATGCAGAGCATGGCATTTCTCCAGTCTTCCTTTGCTGTTCCGGGGTCCCAGTTGTATGTGAATGGAGACCTGAGGCTACAGCAGAGGCAGCCTCTAAGCCATGGTGGCCTGGACATCCGATATAAT GTGTCTGTGATCAATGGGACCAGCCCCTTTGCCCATGACTACGACCTCACCCGCATTGTTGCTGCCTACCAGGAGAGGAACG TAACGACCGTCCTGAGTGACTCAAGCCCCGTCTGGCTGGTGGGAAGGGCTGCTGAAGCTCCCTTTGTGATTAATGCTGTCATCCGATACCCCGTGGAAGTCATTTC CTATCAACCAGGATTCTGGGAGATGATAAAGTTTGCCTGGGTCCAGTATGTCT TAGCGAGGTCTGTTCATATGCCTGGACATTTCTCtgagatttaa
- the TMEM231 gene encoding transmembrane protein 231 isoform X1 → MALYELFSHPVERRYRAGLCSKAALFLLVAAVLTYIPPLLVAFRSHGFWLKRSSYEEQPTVRFQHQVLLVALLGPEHGGFLAWSTFPAFNQLQGDHLRVPLVSTREEDRNQDGKMDELHFKLDLPLQSMEHVLGVQLILTFSYQLHRMSTFVMQSMAFLQSSFAVPGSQLYVNGDLRLQQRQPLSHGGLDIRYNVSVINGTSPFAHDYDLTRIVAAYQERNVTTVLSDSSPVWLVGRAAEAPFVINAVIRYPVEVISYQPGFWEMIKFAWVQYVCILLIFLWVFERIKIFVFQNQVVTTIPVTATLQGELYKEHLS, encoded by the exons ATGGCGCTCTACGAGCTCTTCTCTCACCCAGTGGAGCGCCGCTACCGCGCGGGCCTCTGCTCCAAGGCCGCCTTGTTCCTGCTGGTGGCAGCCGTGCTCACGTACATCCCGCCGCTACTGGTGGCCTTCCGGAGCCACG GGTTTTGGCTGAAGCGGAGCAGCTATGAGGAGCAGCCGACCGTGCGCTTCCAGCACCAGGTACTGCTGGTGGCCCTACTGGGACCCGAGCACGGTGGGTTCCTCGCCTGGAGCACGTTCCCCGCCTTCAACCAGCTGCAGGGGGATCACCTGCGCGTCCCGCTCGTGTCG ACTAGAGAAGAAGACAGAAACCAGGATGGGAAAATGGACGAGTTACATTTTAAACTGGATCTTCCCCTGCAGTCCATGGAGCATGTTCTCGGTGTGCAGCTCATCTTGACTTTCTCCTACCAACTGCAT AGGATGTCGACATTCGTGATGCAGAGCATGGCATTTCTCCAGTCTTCCTTTGCTGTTCCGGGGTCCCAGTTGTATGTGAATGGAGACCTGAGGCTACAGCAGAGGCAGCCTCTAAGCCATGGTGGCCTGGACATCCGATATAAT GTGTCTGTGATCAATGGGACCAGCCCCTTTGCCCATGACTACGACCTCACCCGCATTGTTGCTGCCTACCAGGAGAGGAACG TAACGACCGTCCTGAGTGACTCAAGCCCCGTCTGGCTGGTGGGAAGGGCTGCTGAAGCTCCCTTTGTGATTAATGCTGTCATCCGATACCCCGTGGAAGTCATTTC CTATCAACCAGGATTCTGGGAGATGATAAAGTTTGCCTGGGTCCAGTATGTCTGTATCCTGCTTATCTTTCTCTGGGTATTTGAAAGAATCAAAATATTTGTGTTTCAAAATCAGGTGGTGACCACAATTCCTGTAACAGCAACACTCCAGGGAGAACTGTACAAGGAGCACTTATCATAG